One Arthrobacter sp. StoSoilB20 DNA segment encodes these proteins:
- a CDS encoding ferredoxin reductase: MVSFRPLARIASVLTSPLAPEDVLALFNPVYSSRQLRGVVTKVVQETAQSATIFFRPGRGWHAHLAGQWARIGVELNGVRQWRSYSLSAKAGKDPAITVTDVGSVSGTLVRNTKVGDVLFLAPPQGDFVLPEHPRSLLMLTAGSGITPVMSMIRTLVPSRPDADVVLIHSSREEGDTIFREELAELADQFPNFRLVQWHTGGRGRLNFTSAAALGEVCPDWRNRAAYACGPESFLNDAEDMWNRAALPAAATAVKESDGGSGHGSLTIERFSTELLGGDGSEGGVVTFEASDREVMADGGVPILDVGEDAGVLMPSGCRMGICHSCLTPLLAGRVRDLRTGEVHGAPGELIQTCVSAAAGPVNLEI, translated from the coding sequence ATGGTCAGCTTTCGGCCCTTGGCCCGTATAGCTTCAGTTTTGACGAGCCCGCTTGCGCCGGAGGACGTTCTGGCGCTCTTCAATCCGGTCTATTCGTCTCGTCAGCTGCGTGGAGTCGTTACTAAGGTAGTCCAGGAAACAGCCCAATCAGCCACTATTTTCTTCCGTCCCGGCCGCGGCTGGCATGCCCACCTCGCCGGCCAATGGGCGCGGATAGGGGTGGAACTGAACGGGGTGCGCCAATGGCGGTCCTATTCGCTGAGCGCGAAGGCAGGTAAGGATCCGGCCATCACGGTCACTGATGTTGGATCCGTGTCCGGGACCTTGGTCCGTAACACGAAAGTGGGTGACGTCCTCTTCCTGGCGCCACCCCAGGGCGATTTTGTCCTCCCTGAGCATCCACGGTCACTTCTGATGCTCACTGCGGGAAGCGGCATCACCCCCGTCATGTCAATGATTCGGACACTGGTCCCAAGCCGCCCCGACGCAGATGTTGTCCTGATCCACTCCTCCCGCGAAGAGGGCGACACCATCTTTCGTGAAGAACTGGCTGAACTCGCTGATCAGTTTCCCAACTTCCGCTTGGTGCAGTGGCACACCGGCGGTCGCGGCCGCCTGAACTTTACGTCCGCGGCCGCACTGGGAGAGGTCTGCCCGGACTGGCGGAACAGGGCGGCATATGCGTGCGGCCCCGAATCGTTCCTGAACGACGCCGAAGATATGTGGAATCGGGCTGCGTTGCCTGCAGCCGCCACAGCAGTGAAGGAATCCGATGGTGGAAGCGGGCACGGCTCGCTCACTATCGAACGATTCAGCACCGAACTCTTGGGAGGGGACGGCAGTGAAGGTGGCGTGGTCACCTTCGAAGCTTCTGACCGCGAGGTCATGGCCGACGGCGGGGTCCCCATTCTCGACGTCGGGGAGGACGCGGGGGTGCTGATGCCCAGCGGCTGCCGCATGGGTATTTGTCACAGCTGCCTGACTCCGCTGCTCGCCGGAAGAGTCCGCGACCTGCGTACCGGTGAAGTCCATGGAGCGCCCGGGGAACTCATCCAAACCTGCGTCTCGGCAGCCGCCGGGCCAGTCAACCTCGAAATCTGA
- a CDS encoding acyl-CoA desaturase, with protein MSVVSTKRSAAAVEPKTRPGALADEGRPTVRPPAAAHLSDEQVAELGRELDAVRDEILAKRGSSDAAYIRRMIKIQRGLEISGRAALLAGKNRVAWFTGTTLLSVAKILENMELGHNILHGQWDWMRDPDIHSTTWEWDFVTPSRSWQHTHNDLHHRWTNVVGKDRDVGYNLLRMDPDQEWKPFNLGNPLYNALLAPVFEWGIAIYDLEIPEYKEGLKSKEAMNKDLKALGRKAIKQFAKDYAATPALAMLSGSGKQALYGTLAANAIRNVWAHAVIFCGHFPEGTDTFTEEMVEGETRGDWYVRQMIGSANISGPRFMHVMTGNLSHQIEHHLFPDLPSNRYAEIAPKVRDICERYGLKYTTGPLPKQVGSAWAKVFKLALPPKK; from the coding sequence ATGTCAGTAGTTTCAACCAAAAGGTCCGCCGCCGCCGTCGAACCCAAGACACGTCCTGGTGCCCTTGCCGATGAGGGCAGGCCCACCGTGCGGCCTCCGGCGGCCGCACACCTCAGCGACGAGCAAGTAGCCGAACTGGGCCGTGAGCTCGACGCAGTTCGGGACGAAATCCTCGCCAAACGAGGTTCAAGCGACGCCGCGTACATCAGGCGCATGATCAAGATCCAACGCGGGTTGGAGATCTCCGGTCGTGCCGCGCTGCTGGCAGGCAAGAACAGGGTGGCCTGGTTCACCGGCACAACACTGCTCAGCGTGGCCAAAATCCTGGAGAACATGGAACTTGGCCACAACATCCTCCACGGCCAGTGGGACTGGATGCGTGACCCGGACATTCACTCCACCACCTGGGAATGGGACTTCGTTACCCCGTCGCGGTCGTGGCAACACACGCACAACGACCTCCACCACCGCTGGACCAACGTGGTGGGCAAGGACCGCGACGTCGGTTATAACCTTCTGCGCATGGACCCCGACCAGGAGTGGAAGCCGTTCAATCTGGGCAACCCGCTGTACAACGCGTTGCTCGCGCCAGTGTTCGAATGGGGCATAGCCATCTACGATCTGGAGATTCCCGAGTACAAGGAAGGCCTGAAGTCGAAGGAGGCCATGAATAAGGACCTCAAGGCGCTGGGGCGGAAGGCGATCAAACAGTTCGCCAAGGACTATGCAGCCACCCCGGCCTTGGCCATGCTGTCGGGTTCAGGGAAACAAGCCCTCTACGGCACGCTCGCTGCCAATGCCATCCGCAATGTCTGGGCCCATGCGGTTATTTTTTGCGGACACTTCCCTGAAGGAACGGACACGTTCACCGAGGAAATGGTGGAAGGCGAAACCCGCGGCGACTGGTACGTCCGCCAGATGATCGGCTCTGCCAACATCTCCGGCCCACGGTTCATGCACGTCATGACAGGAAACTTGTCCCACCAGATCGAGCACCACCTCTTCCCCGACCTTCCCTCCAACCGGTACGCCGAGATCGCACCCAAGGTCCGCGACATCTGCGAACGTTACGGCTTGAAGTACACCACGGGACCGCTGCCCAAGCAGGTCGGCTCCGCGTGGGCCAAGGTCTTCAAACTCGCGCTGCCTCCCAAAAAATAG
- a CDS encoding MarR family winged helix-turn-helix transcriptional regulator, which translates to MNDRTTESGAGPDDEALLETIGTAFSKLRRRTSSVPLDPPIVRTDIQRDLLLAVVEESDGLLSVNAVAAALSMDRTAVSRLVARCVGEGLLERVASQTDGRSITLRLTAAGHEALAYSRRQQRQAFDYITQDWDHDERIQFARLLHKYVRATASLPRPSLED; encoded by the coding sequence ATGAATGACCGCACCACAGAGTCGGGGGCCGGCCCGGATGATGAAGCTCTTCTCGAGACGATCGGCACGGCCTTCTCCAAGCTGCGGCGGCGGACGTCGAGCGTTCCGCTGGACCCGCCCATCGTGCGCACGGACATTCAACGTGATCTTCTGCTGGCAGTAGTAGAGGAATCGGACGGACTCTTGAGCGTCAACGCCGTTGCCGCCGCCCTGAGCATGGACCGCACCGCAGTGAGCCGCCTCGTAGCCCGTTGTGTGGGCGAGGGGCTGTTGGAGCGGGTCGCTTCCCAAACGGACGGGCGAAGCATCACCCTGCGACTAACCGCCGCAGGTCACGAGGCGTTGGCATACTCCCGCCGCCAACAACGTCAAGCATTCGACTACATCACCCAAGATTGGGACCACGACGAGCGGATCCAATTCGCCAGGTTGCTGCATAAGTACGTGAGGGCAACGGCGTCACTCCCCCGGCCCTCACTGGAGGACTAA
- a CDS encoding amidohydrolase family protein: protein MRTAIVADRVFDGTKNLGRKVVVVVDGLIDAVTDRVPEGVGIVEAPGTTLLPGLIDAHVHTDVSGLRMALQFGVTTELEMQGVNTARDRDHIMQDDALADVRSAGFGLTPPGGHPEELFPKDFNPQRGKGPGGPGARVRVDPIVRAKVTSPQEAVSVVQKLAGAGSDYIKFMVDDGTVEGHPGLPMLDQATLNAGVAEARRLGMTTIAHALTLDATRMSIEAGIDGLAHLFMDRPHTPEIVNAIAQSETFVVACVVLNASMMGITGAALADDPRVSSKLSKEWDETLRSSFNHFPQGRLQDVLNTVRALDEAGVDLLIGTDVSQPLPFLGGLAHGASVHQELQQFVDAGLTPIKALSAATAVTARRFGLTDRGSIEVGQRADLLLVDGDPTSTISDTLNVRDVWRRGTRAEHLVSVNEGLPLS, encoded by the coding sequence ATGCGTACTGCAATTGTGGCCGACCGCGTATTTGACGGTACAAAGAACCTTGGGCGAAAGGTAGTTGTTGTCGTCGACGGCCTCATCGACGCCGTCACGGATCGGGTCCCGGAAGGTGTTGGAATCGTTGAAGCTCCGGGAACCACACTTCTGCCCGGGTTGATCGACGCGCACGTCCATACTGACGTCAGTGGACTGCGGATGGCGCTGCAATTCGGTGTGACCACGGAGTTGGAAATGCAGGGCGTCAATACTGCCCGCGATCGCGACCATATTATGCAGGACGACGCCCTTGCTGATGTCCGTTCCGCCGGCTTCGGTCTCACTCCGCCCGGTGGCCACCCGGAGGAATTGTTCCCCAAAGACTTCAATCCACAGCGCGGCAAGGGTCCTGGCGGTCCCGGTGCGCGGGTGCGCGTTGATCCCATTGTGCGGGCGAAGGTCACCTCGCCGCAGGAAGCTGTTTCCGTGGTCCAAAAGCTGGCCGGAGCCGGTTCCGACTACATCAAATTCATGGTTGACGACGGAACCGTCGAAGGCCACCCGGGCTTGCCAATGCTCGATCAAGCCACACTGAATGCCGGTGTAGCCGAAGCGCGCCGACTGGGCATGACCACCATTGCCCATGCGCTCACCCTTGACGCAACACGGATGAGTATTGAGGCCGGGATTGATGGCCTGGCGCATTTGTTCATGGACCGCCCGCACACTCCGGAGATCGTCAATGCGATCGCTCAGTCCGAGACATTCGTGGTCGCGTGCGTGGTGCTGAATGCCTCCATGATGGGGATCACCGGGGCCGCCCTTGCAGATGACCCAAGGGTCTCCTCGAAGCTCTCAAAGGAATGGGACGAAACTCTTAGGAGCAGCTTCAACCATTTCCCCCAAGGCCGCCTCCAAGACGTCCTGAACACTGTGCGCGCGCTGGATGAAGCCGGAGTTGACCTGCTCATCGGAACAGATGTCTCCCAACCCCTGCCGTTCCTCGGAGGCCTGGCCCACGGCGCCAGCGTTCATCAGGAGCTTCAACAGTTTGTTGACGCCGGACTAACCCCAATCAAAGCGCTCAGCGCTGCGACGGCAGTCACCGCACGACGTTTTGGCCTCACTGACCGGGGAAGTATCGAGGTTGGCCAGCGCGCAGACCTCCTCCTTGTCGACGGCGACCCCACGTCCACAATCAGCGACACCCTCAATGTCCGCGACGTCTGGCGGCGAGGTACGCGCGCCGAGCACTTGGTCTCCGTAAACGAGGGTCTCCCATTGTCCTGA
- a CDS encoding potassium transporter TrkG: protein MTERSSTGLSPVLRVLANEGERLKASLLHPVRSVPMAFLAVIILGAGILMLPMSRTGEGEDIITTAFFTAVSAVCVTGLITVDTATFWTPFGHVVILALIQVGGFGIMSLATLLALFVRKTIGLRGQLVAQSETHTLNFGDVKTVLFRVLKIMAFFEALTAIMLTIRFWIAYDDNPGAAVWHGIFHAVSAFNNAGFALYSDNLIGFAEDPWIIVPICAAIIAGGLGFPVIIQLGRDRLRFKNWTIHLRLTVYGSLLLLAVGIALFAAFEWNRPETLGSMGFGGKVLGSLAGGVFPRTAGFNSIDYGAATPETLMVTNVLMFIGGGSAGTAGGIKITTFLVLAFAIWNEIRGREQVTIAHRSISSSTQRQALTVALLGVGAVILGTMLLLMTTDYSLEKVLFESISAFGTVGLSTGITYNLPPTAEWVLMALMFTGRIGTITVASAIALASRPRHFMLPEERPIIG from the coding sequence ATGACCGAACGTTCCTCGACCGGGCTAAGCCCTGTGTTGCGGGTTCTGGCCAACGAAGGAGAACGTCTTAAGGCTTCCCTTCTGCACCCGGTCCGTTCAGTGCCAATGGCGTTCCTGGCAGTGATAATCCTCGGCGCTGGAATCCTGATGCTGCCCATGTCGCGGACAGGCGAGGGCGAAGACATCATTACCACCGCGTTCTTCACCGCGGTTTCAGCTGTTTGCGTCACTGGACTCATCACCGTTGATACGGCAACTTTCTGGACCCCATTCGGCCACGTGGTGATCCTGGCACTGATTCAGGTGGGAGGCTTCGGGATCATGTCCCTGGCAACCCTTCTGGCGTTGTTCGTGCGCAAGACCATCGGGCTTCGAGGCCAGCTCGTGGCCCAATCGGAAACCCACACTCTGAACTTCGGCGACGTCAAGACCGTGCTGTTCAGGGTGCTGAAGATCATGGCCTTCTTTGAAGCCCTCACAGCCATCATGCTGACGATACGCTTTTGGATCGCCTATGACGACAACCCTGGCGCAGCAGTGTGGCACGGCATCTTCCACGCCGTCTCCGCATTTAATAACGCAGGCTTTGCCCTCTACAGCGATAATCTCATTGGGTTCGCAGAAGATCCGTGGATCATAGTTCCTATCTGCGCAGCCATCATTGCCGGCGGCCTGGGCTTCCCTGTGATCATCCAACTGGGCAGGGACCGTCTGAGGTTCAAGAACTGGACCATCCACCTTCGCCTGACCGTCTACGGATCATTGTTGCTTCTGGCAGTGGGAATAGCATTGTTCGCGGCCTTTGAATGGAACCGACCCGAGACTCTGGGGTCGATGGGTTTCGGCGGAAAAGTCCTGGGCTCGTTGGCGGGTGGAGTGTTTCCCAGGACAGCGGGTTTCAACAGCATCGATTACGGGGCCGCAACCCCGGAAACACTCATGGTCACCAACGTCCTCATGTTCATTGGCGGCGGCAGCGCAGGCACCGCCGGCGGTATCAAGATCACTACGTTCCTGGTCCTGGCTTTTGCAATTTGGAACGAGATCCGTGGACGCGAGCAAGTAACCATTGCGCACCGGTCCATAAGCTCCTCCACGCAACGCCAGGCTCTCACTGTCGCCCTGCTCGGCGTAGGAGCGGTGATTTTAGGGACCATGCTGCTCCTCATGACCACCGACTACAGCTTGGAGAAAGTGCTTTTTGAATCCATCTCCGCCTTCGGAACTGTTGGCCTGAGCACTGGAATAACCTACAACCTGCCTCCAACCGCGGAGTGGGTGCTGATGGCCCTGATGTTTACTGGGCGCATCGGCACCATCACCGTGGCTTCAGCCATTGCCCTCGCTTCCCGGCCAAGGCATTTCATGCTTCCCGAAGAACGGCCAATTATCGGCTGA
- a CDS encoding MFS transporter: MIHPTRTTDPVDTSTPEETSSKFKHRFMVRLVAVFIGGMFLDGYILGIIGPVTGPMRSELQLDALSLGMIAAGPLVGIFVGSPLAGWATDKFGRKPMFLLDMGLFLVASGAQFFVTSGDGAVIQLAAIRFLMGVAIGGEYSIGGPLLSEFSPPKLRGRLLGLTLIAWYVGFMMAFIIGTLLHDAGTPWRLVIGTSTILALILFIARLGLPESPSWLITKGRREEALAIARRYVESPEMHDSITEEINLRMVQEAQAAKSRTKIKGASIGMLFSKQYWRTTLFTAGFWFCAVTPYFAIATFADDVLNEFGFGGGWTGGVGLSALAAAGVVTTVLLIDKLGRRILTVPGQWLCAGILLVIGLWADAPAILVLVLFLAFSFFNAGYTTMTQVYPAEVFPGHLRGIGMGFSAAFSRIGAALGTFALPWAISNIGMGPSMVVAAAVALLGALLSQWLAPETKGRTLAEISADFSH, encoded by the coding sequence ATGATTCATCCAACCAGGACGACGGATCCCGTCGACACCTCCACGCCGGAAGAGACCAGCTCCAAGTTCAAGCACCGCTTTATGGTGCGGCTTGTGGCTGTTTTCATCGGCGGAATGTTCCTTGACGGCTACATCCTCGGAATCATTGGCCCCGTCACCGGGCCCATGCGGTCAGAGCTTCAGCTGGACGCACTGTCTTTGGGCATGATCGCCGCAGGACCACTGGTTGGTATCTTCGTCGGCTCCCCGCTGGCGGGCTGGGCTACTGACAAATTCGGACGCAAGCCCATGTTCCTCCTGGACATGGGCCTGTTCCTGGTTGCTTCAGGAGCCCAGTTCTTCGTAACCTCCGGAGACGGGGCTGTGATCCAGTTGGCCGCCATCCGGTTCCTTATGGGCGTCGCAATCGGCGGCGAGTACTCAATTGGCGGCCCCTTACTCTCAGAGTTCTCGCCGCCAAAACTCCGTGGGCGCTTGCTCGGACTGACCCTGATCGCCTGGTACGTCGGTTTCATGATGGCATTCATCATTGGCACGCTCCTGCACGATGCAGGCACCCCATGGCGCCTGGTCATCGGCACGAGCACAATACTGGCACTCATTCTGTTCATCGCCCGCTTGGGGCTGCCCGAATCGCCGAGCTGGCTCATTACCAAAGGGCGGCGTGAGGAAGCACTCGCTATCGCCCGCCGATATGTTGAATCCCCTGAGATGCATGACAGCATCACCGAGGAGATCAACTTGAGGATGGTCCAGGAGGCCCAGGCCGCGAAGAGCAGGACCAAAATCAAGGGCGCCTCCATCGGAATGCTGTTCTCGAAGCAGTACTGGCGAACCACCCTCTTCACTGCAGGTTTTTGGTTCTGCGCGGTCACCCCGTACTTCGCGATCGCGACCTTTGCCGACGACGTGCTCAATGAATTCGGCTTCGGCGGCGGCTGGACGGGTGGAGTCGGACTCTCCGCACTTGCTGCCGCGGGCGTCGTCACCACCGTGCTCCTGATTGACAAGCTCGGACGCCGGATCCTTACCGTGCCTGGGCAATGGCTCTGCGCAGGCATATTGCTGGTCATCGGACTCTGGGCGGACGCACCTGCGATCCTGGTGCTCGTACTGTTCCTCGCCTTCTCCTTCTTCAATGCCGGCTACACCACCATGACCCAGGTGTATCCCGCCGAGGTATTCCCCGGCCACCTGCGTGGCATTGGCATGGGCTTCTCTGCCGCCTTCAGCCGCATCGGAGCTGCGCTTGGCACCTTCGCCCTGCCTTGGGCGATCAGCAACATCGGGATGGGACCAAGCATGGTGGTAGCGGCGGCCGTCGCGTTGCTCGGCGCACTGCTTTCCCAGTGGCTCGCTCCCGAAACAAAGGGTCGCACCCTCGCCGAGATCTCAGCAGACTTCTCCCACTGA